The genomic interval TGGAGCTCGATCGCAGAGGCGACGAATCCGACATACAGGTCGGTAGCACACAAAACGGGTCGACATTTGTGTGAAACGTAACAGAGTGGTCTGTCCTGATTCATGTCTAGTCTGCCCTCAGTGATCTCACGGGTCGCACGTTTGTGCcgagtgtgtgggtgggtggcaAATTCATTGGAGGCAGTACGGAAATTCGAGATCTCTACGAAGTGGGCAAACTGGAGAAAATGGTTCGCTCTGCAATCAACTAGCTCTCGAGCCTACAAGAGTGTTGTACAGATTTATGAAGTTTATACAATAGAATTTTGACTGCATGGGCACTACTGGATGGACTTCTACAGGACAAAGGACGTCCGTTTGACGTATTCTCAATTTTGTATCACACACTGTAGCTTGTTCGTGGTGTCAGAACGTTGTTAGGTACTAACCTAGAGCTAATTTCTTTGTCCGCGGCTTTGGCTTTCATTGTGCTTTGAAAACACGAGTCTCTTGCATGGATTCGTTTACATGATCTGTTCGTAATGCATACATTGCGTAGTCGTACACGTACTTGTAGAAAGGTCATAGGATCATTGTTCCTTTGCACATGACCTGAGGTGAAATGTCGGGGTGTCATTGTCCAGAGGTCCGGAGGGGCAGGTAGAAGGCGTATGCGCGTGATATGATTGGCGTAATTACACAGCACGTGACATAAGAAGACGCACAGCTTCTAGGGTGCCTCTACTTCTCTAATGTTGCCTGTTTTATCTACGACCCTAGACTTGAAAGTTCGATCCGATAGGGAGGGTATGTTTTTTCATCGT from Corticium candelabrum chromosome 14, ooCorCand1.1, whole genome shotgun sequence carries:
- the LOC134189991 gene encoding uncharacterized protein LOC134189991, which encodes MMAGSVAARELVRRIVAQHGIVVFSKTYCPYSMDAKAVLRSTTKEIAANASEENVHVLELDRRGDESDIQSALSDLTGRTFVPSVWVGGKFIGGSTEIRDLYEVGKLEKMVRSAIN